CGCCATCTCCACGTACTTCACCGTGTCGCTGCTGTTCTGGTACATCGGCCTGATTCCGGACCTGGCGGCGCTGCGCGACTCGTCCAAGGGCAAGATGCAGCGCATCATCTACGGCCTGTTCTCCCTCGGCTGGCGCGGCTCCGGTCGTCACTGGCACAACTACAAGATCGGCTACCTGCTGCTGGCGGGTCTCTCCACCCCGCTCGTGCTCAGCGTGCACACGATCGTGTCCTTCGACTTCGCCACGGGCCTCATCCCTGGCTGGCACGCCACCATCTTCCCGCCCTACTTCGTCGCCGGCGCCGTGTTCAGCGGCTTCGCGATGGTGATCACGCTCATCGTTCCGGCGCGCAAGTACCTCAAGCTCCGGGACGTCATCACGGATCGCCACCTGGAGAACATGAACAAGGTCATCCTCGCGACGGGCCTCATCGTGTCCTACGGGTACATGATGGAGCACTTCATCGCCTGGTACTCCGGCAACGAGTACGAGATCTGGACCTTCTACGTGAACCGCGCGCGGGGTCCCTACGCGGGCGTGTACTGGCTGATGATCGCCTGCAACGTCATCACGCCGAACATCTTCTGGTTCAAGAAGTGCCGCACGAGCATCCCCATCATGTGGGTGGCCTCCATCGTCGTGAACATCGGCATGTGGTGCGAGCGCTTCATCATCATCGTGACGTCGCTGACGCAGGACTTCCTGCCCTCGTCGTGGGACCTGTACAGCCCGACGTGGGTGGACTGGTGCCTCTACATCGGCACGCTGGGCCTGTTCGGCACGCTCTTCCTGCTGTTCCTCAAGTTCGTCCCCGCGGTGGC
The Cystobacter ferrugineus genome window above contains:
- the nrfD gene encoding NrfD/PsrC family molybdoenzyme membrane anchor subunit, whose amino-acid sequence is MAETAIHHPPGVDPLEPRMLVAPHHDDASLNETLLDHVWAKPGKGWFLLFGIALVGLGMFLVAVTMTLARGIGVWGNNQPNGWAFDIVNFVWWVGIGHAGTLISAILLLFQQKWRTSINRFAEAMTIFAVICAGMFPILHTGRPWFAFWLLPYPSTLGAWPQFRSPLDWDVFAISTYFTVSLLFWYIGLIPDLAALRDSSKGKMQRIIYGLFSLGWRGSGRHWHNYKIGYLLLAGLSTPLVLSVHTIVSFDFATGLIPGWHATIFPPYFVAGAVFSGFAMVITLIVPARKYLKLRDVITDRHLENMNKVILATGLIVSYGYMMEHFIAWYSGNEYEIWTFYVNRARGPYAGVYWLMIACNVITPNIFWFKKCRTSIPIMWVASIVVNIGMWCERFIIIVTSLTQDFLPSSWDLYSPTWVDWCLYIGTLGLFGTLFLLFLKFVPAVAISEVKELQLELKHAAHHAAHGAETGAAGTLTHGAH